The genomic stretch tgagattgtcatagcacagtgtTAGGCtcgatatactgagtagatgatactaagttgttcagatgatgatatccatttgcatgtgttcttaatgtggacctaaggaaagagagatcaaggtccttagaatagaaggaacattcccagtccttttctaccattccagactgaaaggctggtagggagaaaatggtaattaataaagaattaatagatgatgctttgaatgaagggttggtttttgtgctggttttagacagggtctcaagtatcccatgttgccctctccctggctggcccggttcactttgaagtcagtgcttccactttccaatagatagtcttacaagaggggcctccgaggtctctgaggacagcattagccattgatagttgaggtgtgcaacccacaactatagttttagccactttgttccatgtctaccagctatttcagattgttgctgttctatgcctgacaatcaaggacacagaaaaataacctgatagagagcaaggacatggtgatcaaaTCCTTgtctctgctgtatgttctggagaggtttgttaaaattccaatattccaaaaagctttatatagggcccatcacattaagggtcactatgcactgtttcatctaaaatggcctaatcagaactgaccgccagacaacacttcctgcgaagttcctatgagaagcttaagttttttgtgttttttcttcttccttccttccttccttcctttcttcctttcttcctttctttcttcctttctttcttccttccttcctttctttctttctttctttcactttataggtttagaggaatgtattttggacCACGGATctgcaatttttatccatactgtctgttccatgccttctgggggaaAGTTCAACAAAGTTTCTAtctgctcttgatataacttcaccttgtggtaaattaagaaaattaataacgtataatgcttgtgccaatatagctctgggactggtctgcaaactccattcaggctgcataaggtcatctcttttcctcctttttgattttataatttgtcatttcagggtatggtgaacccTTTGAGCAAAAGCTTGTCCTGGTGAATTGTGTTCTATAtgagtaatatgtacaatatgatatcgttgataaaattgtttaaattgataagaaatatatggtggtccattatcagttttaattttagaggacagtcccataacagcaaaatttCCAAttgatgctgtataacatgagcagtgtacactccttagtctgatctagtgatgaatcaactgctcttgagggtggattggaattctagtcactgtgaggcaggagcattagtatcctacagccactctgggctccataggaagaccctgtttcaatagtaaaaggggtcacctgcgagttcttactgtcttccctgaggccttcctgctggagttagaataactgtctcaccaagttgaagtagagggcagaatgttggtgccttctataatgaggactagtgacagatggtctatggaaattttagaaagatctacaggtatttatgtcctgtgcatgggaattgctggcttccctgtggcctttgcctttaatttgcagtccatggggcacctgggaatgtccccaaaccaggctgcacacagggcttgtcccatgattctcacttgcacccagtgcctgcctgattgtcataagtctgacagagccactgtatgctcacctgacacctgcagagagcagtatatgggaccctaccatccccacactgcacATCAGTGTCTACATTGTCCCTACATGGCACTGAGATGATCTAAGCTGCTTCCGGCCTATGTGCTGcctcagaatctgaccattcctaatttcctcctctcacacccacactagaagccctgtacccacactagccccagctggcctgttgcctactgacatctcatggactctgccccaatgccctgccctgccctgccctgccctgccctgccctgccctgccccgccccaatgccctgccccagtgccctgctgtgccctgccctgccctgccctgccccaatcccctgccctaccctgtcctgccctgccctcactcagctgacattgtggacatctcaagacagtcactggacaatggctgacacacttgtctgaagactggaaatgtttctcgatcttggagaggaaagaaggaccctccaactacactgtcctctaaggaagtttattcaggtgagggatgacagggactgttttgtctcacgtcacacatgtcagtagaaaatatcctaggtattggatggcgctgttagcattaacagaacaaagcccatagtgttgggaagattaataaattatgagtaggattagaaaaccccaagcctcttccaggttctaggagagcaaaaaataccaccaaacatagcattaatgtgataggttggttaaatctagttactagattctagtgtgataactatgactttttgtgtcatgctcagcttataatgactagaggacctaagcttgagagtcaccaattcctctcccttgcttctctagctgctgagcattgaaaagccctaatgagacagcatcggtttgcagacatactgaataagtcttctgcactttatctctctgagtcacctccactctcagtaagtcagtttaattccataaattgtaaatgagtcacgtggaaaatatactttctcaatacgatcacagatttccatgtaaaaggtgaaacatgaactatcccacctaagttctgggctAGCACAGACatgctctgcaaaagaaacatgtggtcacagctgcagtctgcattcactatgggtgctcttgaggacctccctaaactgcatagattaagataattatcttgctttctatcaaaagaattcattatgccaagttggcctgtagaaggaggctagtctcttctgtattttatcagatgtgcttaatgtatataatcatcgatagtaagtgaaagatctgtttggaattgaaactgagtgatgctggagggtgatcctgaatgcacaatgagcagtggaggcaccagagcccggtgtggatgcctagcaggctcccacattgagcaggcaccgctcaaccacctgtacatacaaatctcctgagatctctctccttaatgggagatgatggcgtccatctagtatagcacatgccctggaaggacaaaagctacctacaggagctgtggtgatggctcacaggttagagcatctgctgctctctcagaagaaccacatggtccctaacaatcatctacaatggggaatgctattccctcttttggatcatgagggaaatgcactcaggagtggcccagacatacatttgaaaaaaaaaattcattgagttaaatgataaaaataaatataatcagcaacaataaaaaacacagcatatgaatgatcaagtgaaacagcacctataaaaacctatttcccaaaatgacgttgatggttattatctttgtggtttaatactaatgctgtattgtaataaaaaccgaggcacatggttcttgattaggattattctatattcctttgtgaaagttgtcattttttctgcagctctacaggcatgagtgtgtgttactcaatatctgggcaatcagtcaataaggaatgtgtgttgtagactgatatagattaggatgagcagaacacatgacagcatggatacagtatgtcagtgattacatcataaagtgtgtgtccataaaaaaagtcacattatccacacaaaagacactatcaccctgtgtacaccttggtggctttaaattccctatttactcatgctgcctggaccatgcaaagatccatatccagctgtcagttctaagtctacaggaggggaaaggacccttgaataagatggtcttaagagtcaagagttacaaatcaatttttattcataaggaatacaatttacaaaaaacaggcataaaatgaacaactaaaatggtataaaaaatgaaaaacagttacaagaatatataactatgatataacaaaaagaaaacttcaatgaaaatcataaccaaaaacatttcttaacagcattttcttaatgaacatttagaaacacagttgtagtgctgtttctcctctaggacatgagatgtcaaggcagtcccctcagatgtctctcaaatggtgttatctgtatgagagaggagaaagacctcaatgagacaggctggcatatggatacataaatttagggtctctatacaatgaggaaattaactgagaagaagaatattctccccaaaaaagtctttgactgttgaggattgtcgtcagcagggaactcctgacagagaaactcactcttcagggggctgtcttcctgggatctgtcctattccatgtctcctgcagttcctgagacctgggaggagaaggcagctattaagacactgatttggtggggacatgcataccagctgtgAAGTTGCTGCtttctgtcccttcagctgcattggacagacagcactgatcttttcactgaaatcattgctgatatctctgcagcctggggaaagtcaccaacaaccctcacagtactgtgggataacaagctgctcctcagacttctaccagtgaaaaccaagaacggggaaaggagaagagacctaactgggttgcaggaagaaaggagaaggccacatgatactgagatcaaagccaatgaccaggactcatttgccatttgcacttggttcttatccctacaaggtgcttccaaccatcacatgacccctgtatgacctttgtcacacgaccaagaactcgttcaaaactcttcatagcatccaatctatgacagggagatgcagtcatgtgatatgttattcctctgtcaccatttctggccTGCAGTTACAAAAAGGGCAGATAAGTGTatttgcccataattcagtttctgaagagtggttaacatcccagaatacttgtgcatagacagagcaatgaataactctatcacatgaggtaggtgactgattgggtgtggggagattagaaagatgataggggaagcaaagatgtatccaataggcaaatggtatcagacattgttaatctgactcagctgcttgttcctaccacattttgctgggtctggaggttgctggtcttctcctgttcgtcttcagcattcgggttcaactcaaacaaatatcgctgtaactccttgctctcctgcttcaatgtgaccaacttcttcttcatacatgcctggtccatcaggagccggctgtgcaggttgctggaaacacactctgcatagtaagatcctgaagcctcttcctcccattccaactgccaaatcccacaaactccaccaggacccagatacccataaagacttcatagaatacatctccatacatgtaaggctgctgcccaaacagcaaacggccaatccagggaagaataaattgtttctgtgacccaagccccaataagagtccatgtctctccaaaagaacaagggatctacaactacccatgagagcccaatgcatcggggcaacatcaattagtaggcggcaaataaccacaagaggacagtagaaccaagggaggtcatgcaaaccatgtggtccacacattgagctttgttaaacctggtatgaccccagacccacaggttggcctaataacactctgatgcctgaatcagtgtagtcctatccagagccttctaaagatgcatagacactgtggtgataactgacagtctcttatggaactgaatctgagtccaaaagacccacggcacagtgatatttaaacagcagaagagatggacccagagctgcagaccctccggtccagaacaaagagaggcagcaatggatattccacaagtgatgggcacttctgaccagtacttaccgatagaagttaatctccttcttgagctcctgaaatttctcacgatgttcaatgttctttgtgtctaagttgtgcagtaatgacatgacctctttctcctttatcttcaagttttcataaaatggatttggcctgaagtaggggctggccccaggaagatagaacccaatgaacatcgaggtttaggattataggaactcaggctgtgtcctgtactaccccaagcctggaaggacactttctgaattcttcatatttggatcttcttcagcttcagaaacttggaattgtgtgcccaggacaacagaaactaagcacCCAAATAAAGGgtcccctggctcacttttttcaatcaggagggctggatctgcattcaaacctgttatgctgtcaagagcctaggccacagagattacccaaccacacacacacacacacacacacacacacacacacacatccagaaacctctgatttcatttttcctgttttgacaagtggaatgctacaagccgaataactaatattctagaggcagacagtacacataattctggagatgagaccagatattgccacaaacttataatcagcccaaggcatacaaatgtatatacaaatgtgactacacaggcaaagaactgtgctgttgaaagtggggcttccaaaataaagcacttacacctccaagAAACTAATAtaaaggtaaatcctgaggtcaaaaaacagacccctaaattccaaagctggagggatagagaaacatataaaggttgtgcatatgcatgcaaagctgtgcacacacagacacacaaactggggcacacccacaagaaaagaaaattaaggtctccagctccgaaaaaaagaaccaaaaaaaaaaaaaaaaaagaaaagaaaagtaaacagactcagagaatgagaaagagagacaaatatggaaagagcacaatgagaatcagtagaaatgcatgcaccattactgtctcagagtgtaaggcacagagacaagaaggagcaggccagagcctcaggccttctacttaagcattgatatgaacactgtgggacctgtcacctaaggctgctgccaggagatgatagcgttcagtcaccttcctagcaagtacaaacactctccacaaactcacagcacctagaaccttgcaaagctgccacctgtcaagggctttccaattgtacactgggaaatcatgctccagtgactttatccctgaaatcttcactgaGATTgaaagttcagattttcaacaggcagaatcagagagtccattttcaatctcactcctcagtaaggctcaggttctgaatctcctctctatgggagatgaggtttagaacaaggtcgtttgtttggagcaatgcatacctcttgctcatggatccacctgtcacataaaggaggcgatctgtcagctcatttctctccttggtagttagctccagttctctattcagcctctcctcttcctcgttggcctgcaccttgtttaggacattttcaggggatgacgtctgtctgcaggcctctgtaggtagaagaacacaagtgaacccgcatggggcgaatgcatagagcatacatagaccacagtgaggtccaaacaggagaacatgcttggaagccagtgtcactgcaaggagtttggtctatgtgtaagaggcatcctaagtggatcacagttcccccactactatatagagaccaagagatgtaagcagccaggtgttccccaTGCCcacccacacaggcttacaagtaccagagagatgccttctccaggattattatcaggtacgcaggctacaacctggtttcaggaccctcacccctctggtttcagaagtcagatcatcaattcagcatccacaatgacttgattgatcagggatagtcagatatcctacactgttactctagtccaataactttgcattaaaaagtcatgtagggggaggacatggtcaacagacttattaattccccctactgaaatgacaaatgccccagaagtgccaataggttacaggctctttctctccctgctccatatagtttggctactttAGAAAAATATCTGCTACACAGAAcgtctaatatatgaaggtaagattggccccgtcagccagaggtagtcaaaggagttctaagaatataaggtcatgccaggagcacagttctctccctcttactactgtcagatattcactgaatttaaagaagcaatgaaagtgaagtacattgatgccctgtttaattcagaaaagttataccctccatgactcctgatggtgttattatatcaatttaatataccgaatgcactgtaaaagtaaagactagaagttcaccgaataatagcataggcattgccatatcctccatgtggttatggagaaactaatgatgtgaaaaccttgactttcaggaattgtgataatcatggaattcaatatctgtggagatgttccagtggttgtggcccattactaaaacggccagcggaagacccccacacacacccctgacaggaagctcaacatacactgcccagaacttactccacattccccatgtcctgtgtccatcattacctttaggtttcgtttgcttcactctagactcttctctatcaacatcaactctcccaaagcgcctacaaagacgggcaaacatgtctgtggatatatcctttggacactaagagaaaaagtagggaattggttgtcacaacgatactggtgacatcacagggattccaagaagtctctaggagacaatagaatgtccacgaagggacggctgatgtcatggagaacagactttgcctccctgctaatgttctccctgtactgagcaaaagctgatgtgcccttttcaggggacttccctgtggcatagccactgagcaccacatgcttccaaagccaaatctaggcttgattggaaaaaccgaagtcattgctatgtatctaaatgagtacttcctccccaatccctgcacagaaatgtttcatcctacctcaaattctcctcagtcagcaatattacccattaaagattactgagaaatcacaccagttcctataagtagccaaagaggtctcctgtctcatcatgtgcaggtgcatgaaatcacacccagaaatagcctgtaggatAGGTttcgatgtgggtgtgtgttataggtacaacctgaagctttgtgcttaacatttgacagttgccaccagattccttaggagaaagaattgcattcattatggtcttggcaacaatgtggtgatctgttagcagaggaaactgaaatattggatccaccagggaatgcaccctcaggctgagtgtggggctctcctctctgcacctaagttaccaaagcaggattgcttacaggcctctctaagctataacatatgatttcatctgaaaaataaaacagtcagcagatgtgtgtgtgtggggggggtgcagccaaaggagtaggacaagcctggagacataactcagtggacagagtaagaaacaagcatcttcactcctgtttcatggatcaccccacaaaacacaaacgcatctatcctacttaaaaaaaaaacaagttattttattgaatgcatacactaatactgtttacagtattagtagcaaagctcagattttgggggcagatccatgacttgaactatcttcctgacaacatataaaacaatatataaataaataaataaataaataaataagaaagaaaaaacagaaaaataaaaaaaaacacaaaaagcacaagcctttcatgtgaagttacagaagagtgatccagtggtcacttctgaccaggccattttagctat from Rattus norvegicus strain BN/NHsdMcwi chromosome 19, GRCr8, whole genome shotgun sequence encodes the following:
- the LOC134483569 gene encoding disks large homolog 5-like isoform X1; this encodes MFARLCRRFGRVDVDREESRVKQTKPKEACRQTSSPENVLNKVQANEEEERLNRELELTTKERNELTDRLLYVTGGSMSKSPYFRPNPFYENLKIKEKEVMSLLHNLDTKNIEHREKFQELKKEINFYRNLHSRLLMDQACMKKKLVTLKQESKELQRYLFELNPNAEDEQEKTSNLQTQQNVVGTSS
- the LOC134483569 gene encoding uncharacterized protein LOC134483569 isoform X2 — encoded protein: MFARLCRRFGRVDVDREESRVKQTKPKEACRQTSSPENVLNKVQANEEEERLNRELELTTKERNELTDRLLYVTGGSMSKRFQHLIVS